A window of Populus trichocarpa isolate Nisqually-1 chromosome 17, P.trichocarpa_v4.1, whole genome shotgun sequence genomic DNA:
TCGCAGCCTGTTGTTGTGAATTTTTGGGAATAGTGTCAGCTCTCTCCACAATGGAACCTATGATAGCCTGCATAGTAAATAGTAAGTAGTGATAATTAGCGAGGTCAGCTACTAATCAATTTGTGTTCATTTTAACTAATCGATGAGACAAGGATTGCAATTGCAAAAGGATACCTTGGAACTGTCAAATGCTGGTTCTGAAGCCTGCATGCGTATTTGAGGGGGAAGGGGGAGACATATTAAGCAGTTCAGATTCAGATACGTGAGCATTATCATGGATCAATTGATGCCCATCTGCCCAGTGCCAACCAAAAAACATATTAAGAAAGGAAGTCTATACCTGTGATGAAGTCACAGCCTGTTGTCTGGAATTTGTTGAAACAGTGTCAGCACTCTCCGCAATTGAGCCTGTGAAAGCCTGCACAGTAAATAGTGTGTAATAACTAGAAGATGCCAGCTAATAATCAAATACTATTCATTTCAACTAATCAACTAGACATGGTTCAGAGGTGCAAAAACATACCTTGGAACTATTGAATCCTGATTTTGGAGTCTGCATGAGCACCtatgagaaagaaaataaagatgcGTTGTTAAGAAGACTGTATATGCAAAACTGGGAATGCATATTATTGTGGAAACAGCATTTTTGTTGGGacaatcaaatttctttttttgttccctCCCAGAAAAATGCTTGCTGAAAAGTGTCCATTAACAATATGACATGCAAATTGTTCTAATCCCACAAGACCGTTGCAACATTAGCCTTGCAATTCTAGCATTTGCACTAGCATAAATCATCTTCCTATCAAACTTTACACAACAAACATAAAAAGCAAGGTTTCACTGAGAGAGAGCATCCATTACATGTTTCACCATTTAGAGAGATGTGAAAAAAAAGTGGTTTCGATGGAAAAAGGTGTCTCACCACCTCTtcctaaaatatttgaaaaccaTAAACTTCAAAACAAGAAGTCAATGGTTGAGAGATTTCTCATAGCGCACCAGAGCCGCATACCCCATATAGAATAATCACACTTCACGTAATACTAACttacaagaaagaaagaggaaaggACTTTATCTCTTACATTTGATGTATCAGTAATACTTTGTTGAGGAAGATACTTATTTGATAATGCTTCGGCAGTTGTCTGCTGCAGTGGTTTCCTTATCTGTAATTCATATTAGTCAAGTGATTGAACTACACTCGTATTTTGTTAATGAAACATGGCAACAATATCATTGagtaattaattcatcaaagcCAGATACTAACACTTACCTCTGAATGAATCTGATGCggaaattgattgaatttagCTTTAGGTTGTGTGTTATCATGGTTTTCACTATTACTTTCAGCTGCATCAGTTTGTTCATCCGTATCACTCTCATCGTCGTTTTCAGCTGCATCAGGTTGCTCAACAGCActctcatcatcatcttcagcATCCACTTCTTCATCTTCAGCTTCTAGTTCTTCTTTCTCCAGCTCATCCAACCTAGACATTATGCGGGCatattcatcatcttcaaatgcaacttttttgtcattattcttgtcatctgtgtcatgaaaagaaaagttgatATCTCAAATTTAGAATGGTGAATCGGTGATTGAATGTGATCTACTACAAATCATCAAAACAACAGCAGGAAATCTTTTAAACTGTAAGTATAAATTCTTGTGTAGAAAGCATGAGTTCTGTGTGCCAACAGAAAGCAGAAGCAACATATAACTTGAAAGTTACATGGACCagacaataataatatatcagTTCCAAGGTGATCCAAAACATGAGAATTTATCTTGTATGCCTAAAAAACTTTAACTTGCATTTGTCACTCCACCGAAACAAAGCTACTGATGAAAAGGTTGAGAGGCAAGAGACTAGCCTGATTTGGAATGTTTTTCCCAAGAATTTTCCTCCACGTAATCTTCCCTTATTTCCACAAGACCCTCCTTTTGcacatattgaaaaaaaagaaaaaaaaaagaagaagcaattaACAAGTAGCATAGAACATATACACATGTTctaaaaatggaataaaaaatagcatGCAAATCTATGAGTTTGCTCCAAACAGATATTGGTAGAAAATGGAAAAACTGATGCTGTTGTAATGTTTAGAATAAAATGCACACAAATGCAACACCTGtatctttctttcaaaaactaacCATATCAAAAGAACACTTTACAGACTAGCTACcctaaaatgaaatattttggagCACATTTGTATAGGATGACAATAAAGTATTCAAAATGTTCAGAAAGATCATGTACTGTAAAATCTATTCATGGTTCTTTCAATTACAAGCATGGATTAagcctcataaaaaaaataatcaaattctgcaaaacCTACAGCAGCCTCAGAAGCCGTAACATCAAAAAATGAAGCCTCGGCTTTAAGATCCTTCATATTTGCCATAAGAGATTCAACTTGAGAATCCAAAGCTTTCCCTCTCCTTGTCAAAATCTCCACAGTTTGCTTAGCTGTTCTTTCAGCATAATAACCATCTCCTAAAAGAACCTTCACACAAAAACAACACATAACCATCACCTCTAAATTCCcaattttcataaacaaaaaaaaggtcttCCTCTAATCATCtatttcaaccaaaaaatacGAAAGGATTCTCTTCTAACCCTCTGATTCAAGTAAAATCCGCATAAAACTACAACAGGGTTCTCTTATTATCATCCAATTCAACAAAATTCTCCATTATctacaaagcaaaaaaaaaaaaaagctttgctTACCATGAACTCATTAGTGTGTATCAATCTACCAGGAAAAAACGCAGCTTTCCCAAATggcacctataaaaaaaaatcccacaacaaaaacaacattaacTACACAAGAAACTAAAAGATTGTTCACtctctttcatttcaaaaaaaagttcctcttctttttgtttttgaagggaaagaaaacaagaaactgAAAAGAACCCACACAAAAAACTATTGATTATTAAGTGATTAGTGATACTTGCTTACCATAATATCATGATTAAGTTCATCAGGTAATCTAGAGACAAGGTTAATAAGATTGGTGTTTTCAGTAACATATTCTTTGATACAGTCTAACTCTTTTTGCTTCTCTCCAATCTTCTCTTCAACTCGTTTCGCTGCCTTTTGTGCTTCGTTCACTGGAAACATTGACGCTAATGGCGTCACTGTTCCCTTCCCTCCTGCTGCTGCctgttccatttttttttaagagaaatcaAGCAAGagggagagggggggggggaggaGAGTTTAAAGGGGAAGGGTTTTGCAGGGGAAAGCGAGCTTGCAACGCTgcgttttatttttgaaagcaaaccTTTTTTCCCTAATTTTTCCACCCAATTTCTTTTCCACGTGATCAACTTATATATCTAGTAggggtattttaaaaaaccgaccaaccgattaaactaaaaaaacttaatcgatagaaaaaaccaaataaaccaattaaaaaataaaaaaaaccacccgaTCTGATTCGGTTCCAgtttaaaaaagcttaaaccGATTGAACCAAATCAAATCGAACCAACTTaattgaatctaaaaaaaatataaaaggaaacatCCTAAACCTAAATACCCTACCCTACCTTTCCAGCCGCCCCACTCCTCCCTCCCACTCCCTCTCTTCTGTGCTTTTTTCTCTCATATTGTTGTTTTTCTACTCTCTGCTTTAGTTTCTGGCAGAAAACTTGAGCAAAAtccttgtttttggttttattaaaatGTAGCTGTGCTAGTAAGGTCCCGGTATTCGTCCTAGTAGTTTGTGGGATGCTATTGGAATCTTTGTTAACATGTAGATGTTTTAACTTGGATAAATCTAGTGTCTTTGATTCGGCTAAGGGAGGTCTTTCAAATCTCAACCGAAGGGCCCGAATTCAAAGTTTTTAACAAGGATTTTATCCaagttttctcttatttaaatggttttgatttttctcgtttttaatgctaaaaaaccaaaccaaatcgaACAAAACCGGTTTGGTTTAAACCAGTTCTCGGTTCGGTCCGGGTTATATTAACAAGAAATACTATTTTCCAGTttagttaaatttttaggttaaaacCAGACCGAACCAGATCGTAAACACCcataatatttagttttaaaatctgaaGTAGCTTGACAGGTCAACTTGGTATATAGTTGATCCAGGATTTGAAAAAGTTCAGgttcaagaaaatttttttaattaacttgatcAAAAACTTGGATTAACCTAGTGATCTTGTTGACTAAAGCTTAACCCAATCAAAACTCAACTACTAGctcattatttattaaaaaaaaacatagttaaaataatatttttttgattttaaaaaaaaattaagtcaaccCTTCCAACATATGACATTAGCTTTTTCTagatcgagttttaaaactatgcttatatatatattaaaaaataaaaataaaaaatctttaatgtGTAGGGGtaagtttgaaaatatatggaAATTACAaggataatattatattaaattttagaatagaGACATAAATAGAATATTCTTCAACTTATGAAAAATTGTCTTTATGAAAAATTGTCTTTATATTATCATATaggatttaaattttagaatatgTTATATAAGATAGGAGCATAAAGATATTGAcggatatatataaaatagactCGAAAAAACCTCcaaaatagaattaaaacaTTCCCCTAAAATAAACTCAACAAGAACATTCATTAGACTCAAGCTTGGTATCTTGAGCCTAAAGTACAATAAGGAGGGGCAATAAAAGTAGGCTCGGGTGTGGTAGCTCGGCCCCAACTCTCTAAAGGGCATGAGCTCAGGTAAGAAGCTCGAGCCCACACCATGCTTGGTGTACACCCATTTTAGGCATGCTATCACGCATAGTGCATGTGTGACATGCCTAACGCCCTTGATATAgttccttaatattttatattaatctaatacatattattttaattagaataaaacttaaaatatcacaaaagtAAAATTACATTCTAGCATCTCTTCTCCataaaaagataagatttaTGAGTTATAAATATACTATGAATCTTTTAAGtcaaaggttcacaatctcttcattttctactacatatatattttcaaagcatctctctctagaatattattgtacATTCTCtctttataaagttattaactTTATCATCAAAGAGTCCCCATGTTCATTAAAGGAGACCTTTTGCAGATACTAGTTACCGGTCACCTGACTTACCAAACATCAACTGCTATCTATTCCAACCCTATAAGCTTTTCATATCAATTTACTAGATACCTTAACCATAGAGAATGAATCAAATTGCTTGAACTAAGAGATCAATTAATTATCCAACAAATCACCTTATTTTTAAGCACTTTGAATTTTGTGACTCatcaaatatcatattaaaattttaagagaaatgactatatttaattcataagagttgattttgaaatttcaatgcttgaaaaaaaacaacttgattcAGCAACCCTGATCATAAGACTGAGATGAccctgcaaaataaaaaaaaataacttgaacaaaatttttaactatcaaaaaagaaaaaagaaaacaaatagtaattaaaacaatgaggCTCAAAACtagtataaaaactaataaaagaaaataataagacacttaatcaagaaataaaataaaaagaagcaattaaaagaatgatgatcaaaattaaagaaaaaataaatgaaataaaatattgagagataaaattgaaagaaaaaataaattagaaaagggataaaacagagtaattaaaagaatgaagaccaaaattatataaaaaaacaaataaaataaaatgttttaagaaaaggataaaaaagagtaattaaaagaatgataactaaatctagaaacaaaaaagaaatgaaataaaatattgagggacaaaattgaaagaaaaaaacaaatcaagaaaagaataataataaaaaaaagaatgagtgtcatatttgatatataaaaaaacaaaattaaatggaaatggataaaattttaaaaaataatctaaaaagaaatccaaaacaaataaaaatcaataaaaaaaaaagaaagaagaacataattgaaagacaaaataaatggaaggaGAATCCTGATCTAACTGACCTAAAATGAATgctaagaaaagaagaaaaaaaatagagaaggagaaaaaatcAATCGTTGTTAAACTGTCGTGATTTGAGCAACATACGATGCCCTAACAACTACACCTCTATCTAACAACACGATAGTTGAGAAATTTTGGTCGTCGTGCTATGTTAAACGCGTTGCTTGAAAGGCATGAATGACGTCCAATCATTGACACGTGCGACGCAAgcatcaataactttttttttataattatttttttatttataaaaaatattaatttgcttCTTATCCAAAtagagaatataaaaaaaatcatatgaaaaaataataataaattattcctaattaatttgaaaataactttTGGATCTCAAAAACCGCCATTTTATCCTGCTAGCTGggcaaaaaaaattgtataaaaaaaggcaaaataataattatattgtagAATTACATTACGGTACCTTATAGagtcttttataatttataataatgataCAAACTAACTTATTGGATGCGGCTAGATAGATACACAATAAAATTTCTCATGTTAACCCCTTCGAATGTGGTAAGAGCGTGATTCTCACCTCCCATTTTCACGCGTAGCCGGACCAGAAATCAAACAGAACACAGAGCCTTCCACCTTCTCTCTTGACCTCCAttttaccaaaacaaaacacaagaaaTTGACATGTCAACATTTACGAAAATCTTCATCTTTGTTTCTTAATGATCGCATCTTTATCAGTCTTACATGGTTTTTAACTGATGAAGGGCTGCTAAGTATTGTTTGGTGTGCGtttgcttaattaattagagTAGTTAGTATATTACTGGTGAagggattaattttttattaatttcagaaGTTTTATTTAAGTTGTTGAGCTCTCACTTTCTTGTTCAGGTTGTTTGTTAGTACTTCTCTACAAAAATGGGGGTTTGACTCCATTTGAAGCAAACCCtttttatcttgtttgttttacACTCATGGGTTGTTTTGGTTTTGTGACTAAGAGTCATTTTGTGGAGAAAGTTTCAGTCTTTGAACTTAATTGGAGTTGatggtttttgggttttttgatATGGTTAATTCAGAGGGATTTTCGTGGAGGAGAGGGTTAGGGTTTGTggtttggattgttttttgGTTATGGTTTGTGTTTTTGGGTTTGTTACAGCCTGTGGTGGGGTTAAGGCCATTGAGAGAGCGTGCTCAGTCATGGGGCGATGAGGTTTGTATTggaatttgatgtttttgtttttgattgatTGTGGGTTGGATTTAGATTTTGATTGGAGTTTGTTAGCAAGAATGTGAATTTGGATTCTAAAGAATGTAACTCTGATTGGTGAAGTTTG
This region includes:
- the LOC18106774 gene encoding uncharacterized protein LOC18106774 isoform X1 gives rise to the protein MEQAAAGGKGTVTPLASMFPVNEAQKAAKRVEEKIGEKQKELDCIKEYVTENTNLINLVSRLPDELNHDIMVPFGKAAFFPGRLIHTNEFMVLLGDGYYAERTAKQTVEILTRRGKALDSQVESLMANMKDLKAEASFFDVTASEAAEGLVEIREDYVEENSWEKHSKSDDKNNDKKVAFEDDEYARIMSRLDELEKEELEAEDEEVDAEDDDESAVEQPDAAENDDESDTDEQTDAAESNSENHDNTQPKAKFNQFPHQIHSEIRKPLQQTTAEALSNKYLPQQSITDTSNVLMQTPKSGFNSSKAFTGSIAESADTVSTNSRQQAVTSSQASEPAFDSSKAIIGSIVERADTIPKNSQQQAATSSQASKPAFDSSKAFTGSVVERTYNLPTSGQDAVSSQSSSSQPSKPVSRFKIRRS
- the LOC18106774 gene encoding uncharacterized protein LOC18106774 isoform X2 — its product is MEQAAAGGKGTVTPLASMFPVNEAQKAAKRVEEKIGEKQKELDCIKEYVTENTNLINLVSRLPDELNHDIMVPFGKAAFFPGRLIHTNEFMVLLGDGYYAERTAKQTVEILTRRGKALDSQVESLMANMKDLKAEASFFDVTASEAAEGLVEIREDYVEENSWEKHSKSDDKNNDKKVAFEDDEYARIMSRLDELEKEELEAEDEEVDAEDDDESAVEQPDAAENDDESDTDEQTDAAESNSENHDNTQPKAKFNQFPHQIHSEIRKPLQQTTAEALSNKYLPQQSITDTSNVLMQTPKSGFNSSKAFTGSIAESADTVSTNSRQQAVTSSQASEPAFDSSKASKPAFDSSKAFTGSVVERTYNLPTSGQDAVSSQSSSSQPSKPVSRFKIRRS
- the LOC18106774 gene encoding uncharacterized protein LOC18106774 isoform X3 is translated as MEQAAAGGKGTVTPLASMFPVNEAQKAAKRVEEKIGEKQKELDCIKEYVTENTNLINLVSRLPDELNHDIMVPFGKAAFFPGRLIHTNEFMVLLGDGYYAERTAKQTVEILTRRGKALDSQVESLMANMKDLKAEASFFDVTASEAAEGLVEIREDYVEENSWEKHSKSDDKNNDKKVAFEDDEYARIMSRLDELEKEELEAEDEEVDAEDDDESAVEQPDAAENDDESDTDEQTDAAESNSENHDNTQPKAKFNQFPHQIHSEIRKPLQQTTAEALSNKYLPQQSITDTSNVLMQTPKSGFNSSKAFTGSIAESADTVSTNSRQQAVTSSQASEPAFDSSKAFTGSVVERTYNLPTSGQDAVSSQSSSSQPSKPVSRFKIRRS
- the LOC18106774 gene encoding uncharacterized protein LOC18106774 isoform X4, yielding MEQAAAGGKGTVTPLASMFPVNEAQKAAKRVEEKIGEKQKELDCIKEYVTENTNLINLVSRLPDELNHDIMVPFGKAAFFPGRLIHTNEFMVLLGDGYYAERTAKQTVEILTRRGKALDSQVESLMANMKDLKAEASFFDVTASEAAEGLVEIREDYVEENSWEKHSKSDDKNNDKKVAFEDDEYARIMSRLDELEKEELEAEDEEVDAEDDDESAVEQPDAAENDDESDTDEQTDAAESNSENHDNTQPKAKFNQFPHQIHSEIRKPLQQTTAEALSNKYLPQQSITDTSNVLMQTPKSGFNSSKAFTGSIAESADTVSTNSRQQAVTSSQASKPAFDSSKAFTGSVVERTYNLPTSGQDAVSSQSSSSQPSKPVSRFKIRRS